GACACAATCAATCTGCCAATCACCTAACGTTAACGGCTCATCTAATACTATTATATATATCGGTCGACCGTTAATAATGCTGTCAGAAATAACCTGACCACGTTGTGTAAACTCAGCCAGTAGTGACTCTGCGGTTGCAATATCATTCACCCGCAGTGCGACATGATCACACCATAACGCATCAGTTTTTAAATTTGATTGCTCAAGTAAACCAAGTGTATGTGAGAATGCTAAAATCGCTTTAGAGAATGCAGGCCACTGCTGAGTTAGATCTTGATATTGCATGGTAATTCCTTCAATAAGTTATCAAGTAATTATACCACACGATAATCCGATTCCTCGCAGGTATCATTCTGTTCAGGTCAAACTTTTAGCCCACTCTAACCTCTGGACACGCAATCCACTTAACGTTAACTTAACTAACTCTCCACCGCCTATTGCGATTAGATAAACATACATAACAGGTAAATTTGCACGCATGCAGATTAGTGCAATTGGTATAGTCGTTCCCCACATGCAAATAATATCGACCATAAAGATATAGCGCGTTTGCCCTCCAGATTTTAGCGTCCCCATCATATTAATGGAATTAACTGTTATTAATGGCAAAAGTAAACAGAACAATCTGGTGATCTTTATAGCAGTGTCTTGAGTGTCAGGACTCAGATCATATAAGCCAATAAGCGACTCAGCAAAGGAGGCTAAAATAACGGCCATGATAATCGCAAAAATAGCACCTATAGCATTAAACTTTCTAGCGATAAGAATAGCTTTATCCACATTATTTCTGCCAAGCTCATGACCAATAATGATCCCTGTTGCACAGCTCATCGCTAAAATACCTGTCGAAGCAATTTTTTCTAGGCTATTGAATACACTAATAGAAACGAGGACGTCTGTTCCCATTTTTGAATATATGGCTGTTAGCGTTGTTGCACCCAGCGCCCAACAAGTATAAGAACCGATCACTGGTAACGCCGTTTTTAGATAATTTAAACTGAAACTTTTATCGATCCTTTTAAAATCATTGAACGATACAAAGACAGGATATTTTCGCTGATATGCCAAAAACAATAGCAATAAACATTCACAAAATTTAGCACATGTAGTGGCAATAGCAGCCCCTATAACACCAAGCGGTGGAAAACCAAAATGACCAAATATTAAAACATAATTAAGTAATACATTAATAAATAGCGCTAATACGCTCGCATACATGGCTTCTTTAACATGCCCCATACCACTGAGCATTTGCCCCAACGAAATTGATAATGCAGTAAAAAAGAAAGAAGTCGCGACGATGGTAAGGTATTCCCCACCAAGCTGTACAACAACCGTTTCTGATGTGAATAATTGTATTAACGTCTGGGGAAAGAAAAATGATGCTAAAAAGAAGATACTGCTAACAGCTAAAGTCAGTACACTACAGAATGCTATCACTTTACGTATACTTGGAAAGTCATCGACTCCATGATACTGGGAAATAAAAATAACACCGGCACTGCTAATACCAAACAAAGAAATAATGAGCAACATGACAACCTGATTCGCTAGGCTAACCGCTGCAATAGCAGATTCACTCACTTGACCGATCATAAACACATCAACCAGGTTTACGGTTGCAGTGATCATCCCTTGTAGCATGATGGGTACTGCTATATAAAGAAGTTTTTTATATATATCTTTCATTGGATTTCAGGTTCTTGATTATTTCGAAAAAATACAGCTATAAAAGCTAACCGACGCAAGTGTTATAGCTGTATTCGCATGAGTTATGCAATGTAGAATTAATTCGCTTTCTAATTATCCAATGATAAAACCAAAAAGCAGACTTTATCGAAGAAGATATTCTCTACGTAGTCAAAAGTATCAATTATCTCAAATCCAATTTTCTGATATATTGCCAGAGCATCGCTGCTCTCATAAACAGTCAGTACCACCCTTTTACAGTC
This Moritella sp. 5 DNA region includes the following protein-coding sequences:
- a CDS encoding MATE family efflux transporter translates to MKDIYKKLLYIAVPIMLQGMITATVNLVDVFMIGQVSESAIAAVSLANQVVMLLIISLFGISSAGVIFISQYHGVDDFPSIRKVIAFCSVLTLAVSSIFFLASFFFPQTLIQLFTSETVVVQLGGEYLTIVATSFFFTALSISLGQMLSGMGHVKEAMYASVLALFINVLLNYVLIFGHFGFPPLGVIGAAIATTCAKFCECLLLLFLAYQRKYPVFVSFNDFKRIDKSFSLNYLKTALPVIGSYTCWALGATTLTAIYSKMGTDVLVSISVFNSLEKIASTGILAMSCATGIIIGHELGRNNVDKAILIARKFNAIGAIFAIIMAVILASFAESLIGLYDLSPDTQDTAIKITRLFCLLLPLITVNSINMMGTLKSGGQTRYIFMVDIICMWGTTIPIALICMRANLPVMYVYLIAIGGGELVKLTLSGLRVQRLEWAKSLT